The Edaphobacter sp. 12200R-103 genome contains a region encoding:
- the fmt gene encoding methionyl-tRNA formyltransferase has translation MRLVFCGTPQFAVPVLEAVIAAGHEVALVLTQPDRPVGRDQKLQAPPVKQVALAHSIPVLQPEKIKNNPELRAKLEEIAPDAILVVAYGRLIPEWMLNLPRHGNINLHGSLLPKYRGAAPIQWAVANGETVTGVTTMRLDAGLDTGPMLLAQAIPIGEEETSEDVYENLAEVGAPLMVETLRRLEAGELFPTSQDERLATHAPILSREDGRIDFDRTAKQIRDRWRGFQPWPGAFTVFREKKLIVHRLHCADHPDKIAPGVIHLHEGKVLVGCGSGTIVLDEVQVEGKKRMPAEEFARGYQINSGERLGV, from the coding sequence ATGAGACTCGTTTTCTGCGGAACTCCGCAATTCGCTGTTCCCGTTCTGGAGGCTGTGATCGCTGCCGGCCATGAGGTTGCGCTGGTCCTTACCCAGCCGGACAGGCCTGTGGGCCGCGACCAGAAGTTGCAGGCTCCGCCGGTCAAGCAGGTTGCGCTGGCGCATTCCATTCCGGTCCTGCAGCCGGAGAAGATCAAGAACAATCCTGAACTGCGCGCCAAGCTAGAGGAGATCGCGCCGGACGCCATTCTTGTGGTCGCCTATGGGCGCCTCATCCCCGAATGGATGCTGAACCTGCCCCGGCACGGGAATATCAACCTGCACGGGTCGCTTCTGCCGAAGTACAGGGGGGCTGCTCCGATTCAGTGGGCGGTGGCGAACGGCGAGACGGTGACGGGCGTGACGACGATGCGGCTGGACGCTGGTCTCGATACCGGGCCGATGTTGCTGGCGCAGGCGATTCCCATCGGAGAAGAGGAGACATCGGAGGATGTCTACGAGAATCTTGCCGAAGTTGGGGCTCCGTTGATGGTGGAGACGCTTCGGCGCCTGGAAGCGGGTGAGCTCTTTCCCACCTCGCAGGATGAGAGACTGGCGACCCATGCGCCCATTCTCAGCCGGGAGGACGGGCGGATCGACTTCGACCGAACAGCAAAACAGATTCGTGACCGCTGGCGTGGATTTCAGCCCTGGCCGGGTGCGTTTACCGTGTTTCGAGAGAAGAAGCTGATCGTCCATCGGCTGCACTGCGCCGACCACCCGGACAAGATTGCACCCGGCGTCATTCATCTGCATGAAGGAAAGGTGCTGGTGGGATGCGGAAGCGGGACAATCGTGCTCGACGAGGTGCAGGTGGAGGGCAAGAAGCGTATGCCTGCAGAAGAGTTTGCGCGAGGGTACCAGATCAACTCCGGCGAGCGTCTCGGCGTTTGA
- a CDS encoding AraC family transcriptional regulator gives MPLLPCAAHHVGEQPWRGVLLERHEIPSMELPEHEHRELCLHLQVRGDDQMQWWSEGRHGVERTFPGSIMVVPPGTRDRTLWKGASERLIVSLKPGLLEEVASSADARMPEFKTGWSVNDAGLQRILAEMGREASEGWPLGRLYADLTAANLASALLRRHAFDPVNLGPARGGLPVPQLRRVMEFMTANMDRDLHLDEIAREAGLSSFHFAREFRSVTGQTPYQYLLDQRIDRAKWLLKDHAWAVQEVAGMTGFQSPVNFVRAFRRRVGVTPGAWRKQG, from the coding sequence GTGCCGTTGCTGCCGTGTGCCGCTCATCACGTCGGGGAGCAGCCCTGGCGCGGCGTTCTGCTGGAGCGCCATGAGATTCCTTCCATGGAGCTTCCGGAGCACGAGCACCGGGAGCTGTGTCTGCACCTGCAGGTGCGTGGCGATGACCAGATGCAGTGGTGGTCGGAGGGGCGCCACGGGGTGGAGAGGACGTTTCCCGGTTCGATCATGGTGGTTCCTCCGGGTACCCGCGACAGGACCTTGTGGAAGGGTGCTTCAGAACGCCTGATCGTCTCGCTGAAGCCGGGGCTTCTGGAGGAAGTTGCGTCGAGCGCGGATGCGAGGATGCCGGAGTTCAAGACTGGCTGGTCGGTGAACGATGCCGGGCTGCAGAGGATTCTGGCGGAGATGGGCCGTGAAGCATCCGAGGGCTGGCCGCTGGGCCGGCTCTACGCCGATCTGACTGCGGCGAACCTGGCCAGTGCGCTGTTACGCAGGCATGCGTTCGATCCGGTGAACCTTGGACCCGCTCGTGGAGGACTGCCGGTTCCGCAGCTGCGCCGGGTGATGGAGTTCATGACCGCGAATATGGATCGCGACCTTCATCTGGATGAGATTGCGCGCGAGGCTGGGTTGAGTTCCTTTCACTTTGCGCGTGAGTTTCGTTCGGTGACGGGGCAGACACCATACCAGTATCTGCTGGATCAGCGGATCGACCGGGCCAAATGGCTCCTGAAGGACCATGCCTGGGCGGTCCAGGAGGTGGCTGGGATGACGGGTTTCCAGTCGCCGGTGAACTTTGTTCGGGCGTTTCGTCGGCGTGTTGGGGTGACGCCTGGGGCGTGGCGGAAACAGGGTTAA
- a CDS encoding transcription antitermination factor NusB — MLVASGRGNSDDLLHSSHTAGLSAEDRNLATALVLGTLRWQIALDGRIQTMLQRPDQRLAEPVAIALRLGAFQLLHLDRIPPHAAINESVELVRASGNPHATGMANAILRKVMTQKPGRPIHESTSALATRLSHPGWMVERWASNYGRSVAIKICEAGQRELGAPELFADSAEQDLPRMDDGSRLVAELAAVAAPGAARVWDTCAAPGGKSLILAKRLPGAKVLATDVSPRRLTAMRSRIAEYSYAAAMEIEVVDATLPPASLGTFDLILADVPCSGTGTLARNPEIRLRLMPADLSRHASRQRKILSAALKALEPGGRLLYSTCSLEPEECERVVEAVLAEKEFAGVVRAVSVEPLLRKQELLNGKLEGAVRGEYLRTLPGVHPGDGFFAALMERVG; from the coding sequence ATGCTGGTTGCTTCCGGAAGGGGGAACAGCGACGACCTTCTGCACTCTTCGCATACGGCGGGACTCTCTGCGGAGGACCGCAACCTTGCGACGGCGCTGGTTCTAGGCACGCTGCGCTGGCAGATTGCGCTGGATGGCCGCATTCAGACGATGCTGCAGAGGCCAGATCAGCGTTTGGCAGAGCCGGTCGCCATCGCTTTGCGGCTAGGGGCGTTTCAACTGCTTCATTTGGATCGGATTCCTCCGCATGCGGCTATCAACGAGAGCGTGGAGCTGGTGCGCGCCTCGGGAAATCCGCATGCTACGGGGATGGCCAATGCGATTCTGCGCAAGGTGATGACCCAGAAGCCGGGAAGGCCGATCCATGAGAGCACCTCGGCGCTTGCCACCCGGCTGTCGCATCCCGGGTGGATGGTGGAGCGCTGGGCGTCAAACTATGGCCGCTCGGTGGCAATAAAAATATGTGAGGCAGGGCAGAGGGAGCTTGGTGCGCCGGAGTTGTTTGCAGATTCGGCAGAGCAGGACCTGCCCCGAATGGACGATGGCTCACGGCTGGTTGCGGAGTTGGCTGCCGTAGCAGCGCCGGGGGCTGCTCGTGTGTGGGATACATGCGCCGCGCCCGGAGGGAAGTCGCTGATTCTGGCGAAGCGGCTGCCGGGAGCGAAGGTTTTGGCTACCGATGTGAGTCCCCGACGTTTGACGGCCATGCGGTCGCGGATTGCGGAATATTCCTATGCTGCTGCGATGGAGATCGAGGTAGTAGATGCGACGCTGCCGCCTGCATCGCTGGGGACCTTCGACCTGATTCTGGCGGACGTGCCGTGCAGCGGGACCGGAACGCTGGCGCGGAATCCGGAGATACGGCTTCGCCTGATGCCTGCAGATTTGTCGCGTCATGCGAGCCGGCAGAGAAAGATTCTTAGCGCGGCTCTGAAGGCGCTTGAGCCGGGAGGACGGCTGCTGTACTCCACGTGTTCGCTTGAGCCGGAGGAGTGTGAGCGGGTGGTAGAAGCGGTGCTGGCAGAGAAGGAGTTTGCGGGAGTTGTCCGGGCGGTTTCTGTTGAGCCGCTGCTGCGCAAGCAGGAACTTCTAAACGGGAAACTTGAGGGTGCTGTGCGAGGAGAGTATCTGCGCACGCTGCCTGGAGTTCATCCTGGAGACGGGTTCTTCGCGGCGCTGATGGAGCGGGTGGGCTGA
- a CDS encoding PASTA domain-containing protein, producing MNTVRVRFVGWAPVRRFFNIVLGAMAMIAVALVSAFLSMRLAIHGHEVKVPQLANMTISEASRRASALGLRLQLENRFYSPNVPAGKVLAQYPVAGATVRRQWPVRVTESLGIQRVTIPDVIGEGERAASINLRRLGLELGTVGHVSLAGTASTVIAQTPAAGAKGVDRPKVSILLNDGPDESAQGYVMPSLVGFTLSGAYARASASGLRIVSAEDVTPNAPLPTTPAPQPVPQPNPPAPTGLTPGIVVAQSPLAGHRVARGDTVRLSLVH from the coding sequence ATGAATACTGTGCGTGTGCGCTTCGTGGGCTGGGCCCCCGTTCGACGCTTCTTCAATATCGTTCTCGGCGCAATGGCGATGATCGCCGTAGCTCTCGTGTCTGCGTTTCTCTCGATGAGGCTCGCCATCCATGGACACGAGGTCAAAGTCCCTCAGCTGGCCAACATGACGATTTCCGAGGCCAGCCGCAGGGCCAGTGCGCTCGGGCTGCGCCTTCAGCTTGAAAACCGCTTCTACTCCCCCAACGTCCCCGCAGGTAAAGTGCTCGCGCAATACCCCGTCGCCGGCGCGACCGTACGCCGACAGTGGCCGGTCCGCGTCACCGAAAGCCTGGGCATCCAGCGCGTCACGATCCCCGACGTGATCGGAGAGGGTGAGCGCGCTGCCTCCATCAATCTGCGACGGCTGGGACTTGAGCTCGGCACGGTCGGACACGTCTCCCTGGCAGGCACTGCAAGCACCGTCATCGCACAGACTCCGGCCGCCGGAGCGAAGGGCGTCGACCGTCCCAAGGTCAGCATCCTGCTCAACGATGGTCCCGATGAGTCTGCCCAAGGCTACGTCATGCCATCGCTCGTTGGATTCACGCTCTCCGGCGCCTATGCGCGCGCATCCGCCTCCGGCCTTCGCATCGTCAGCGCCGAGGATGTCACACCGAACGCTCCACTCCCCACGACTCCCGCGCCACAGCCTGTGCCGCAGCCAAATCCCCCGGCGCCCACCGGACTCACCCCCGGCATCGTCGTCGCACAGAGCCCTCTCGCCGGGCATCGCGTGGCTCGGGGAGACACCGTGCGTCTCTCACTTGTCCATTAG
- a CDS encoding cation-efflux pump — MSQIIPSQQARIEPRIDTREKRSAALSSLLAAIGITLLKFMTGVMTGSLGMLSEAAHSTVDMVAAGITLLSVRVSDLPADETHHYGHGKIENLSAFTEVVIMLGSCVWIVTEAISRITSREHISLRPSVWPFLVLLLSIAVDFSRSRHLHHVAQQSSSQALEADAIHFGTDIWSSLAVLIGLTASLVGSRLGISALQLADPIAALVVSAIILRVTWKLGRKTVDALLDATPKEIRTAIRDLNRELGAIPGVVDVTRLRTRRSGAEYFVDLTLGLPRNLTFQRTEQVTREATAAVERKLPGADVVIHTVPMATGTESVHDRIRAVAARMNLTIHDVTVQRYGQQLQVEQHLEVNETMSLQQAHDLATRLEAEIQREIPEVASILTHIESEPATIEHPQSQEPDRDLERRLRNVATAFPEILDIHDVMVIRMGAHVQVNCHCTMPDDLPMSKVHSVITSLEGAFKLEVPGVDRLLIHPEPATDNRR; from the coding sequence GTGAGCCAGATCATCCCATCCCAGCAGGCCCGGATCGAGCCCCGGATCGACACCCGGGAAAAGCGCTCCGCGGCCCTGTCTTCGCTGCTGGCCGCAATCGGGATCACCTTACTCAAGTTCATGACCGGGGTGATGACGGGCTCGCTGGGCATGCTCTCCGAGGCCGCTCATTCGACCGTGGACATGGTGGCCGCTGGTATCACGCTGCTCTCGGTCCGCGTCTCTGATCTTCCCGCCGATGAGACGCACCACTACGGCCATGGCAAGATCGAGAACCTCTCGGCCTTCACGGAAGTCGTCATCATGCTTGGCTCCTGCGTCTGGATCGTCACCGAGGCCATCAGCCGCATCACCTCACGCGAACACATCTCGCTGCGGCCATCCGTCTGGCCCTTCCTGGTGCTTCTGCTCTCCATCGCGGTCGACTTCTCCCGTTCGCGTCACTTGCATCATGTCGCCCAGCAGTCCTCCAGCCAGGCCCTCGAAGCCGACGCCATCCACTTCGGCACGGACATCTGGTCATCTCTGGCCGTCCTGATCGGCCTCACAGCCTCCTTGGTAGGAAGCCGGCTCGGAATCTCCGCACTACAGTTGGCCGACCCCATCGCCGCTCTCGTCGTCTCGGCTATCATCCTTCGTGTTACCTGGAAGCTCGGACGCAAAACGGTCGATGCCCTGCTCGATGCCACTCCCAAAGAGATCCGGACAGCCATTCGCGATCTTAATCGAGAGCTTGGCGCTATACCGGGAGTCGTCGATGTCACCCGTCTTAGAACGCGACGCTCCGGTGCCGAATACTTCGTCGACCTGACCCTGGGCCTCCCTCGCAATCTGACCTTCCAGCGCACCGAGCAGGTCACCCGCGAAGCCACCGCAGCCGTAGAACGCAAACTACCTGGCGCCGATGTCGTCATCCATACCGTTCCCATGGCGACCGGAACCGAGAGCGTGCACGACCGCATCCGCGCAGTAGCCGCCCGTATGAATCTCACGATCCACGACGTCACCGTCCAGAGGTACGGCCAGCAGCTGCAGGTGGAACAGCATCTGGAGGTCAACGAGACCATGTCCCTCCAGCAGGCCCACGACCTCGCCACCCGTCTCGAAGCGGAGATCCAGCGCGAGATCCCCGAAGTGGCCTCCATCCTGACGCACATCGAAAGCGAACCGGCGACCATCGAACACCCCCAGTCGCAGGAGCCTGACCGCGATCTCGAACGCCGTCTGCGCAACGTCGCCACTGCATTTCCCGAGATCCTCGACATCCACGATGTCATGGTCATCCGCATGGGAGCGCACGTGCAGGTCAACTGCCACTGCACGATGCCCGACGATCTCCCCATGTCCAAAGTGCACTCTGTCATCACTTCGCTCGAAGGCGCCTTTAAACTGGAGGTACCCGGGGTGGACCGCCTTCTGATCCATCCCGAACCGGCAACGGATAACCGACGATGA
- a CDS encoding ubiquinone/menaquinone biosynthesis methyltransferase, whose translation MTSIPQHLRKEHELSTGARPTGAVTEQAAAANVQQMFNAIAPRYDLLNHLLSVGLDRWWWARTARTFRPILLRPEARVLDLCCGTGDMTLALMKYRPHNAGEAPVLAVDFSPEMLERGRQKFAGHNIVAIEADALHLPIEDNTLSLVTSAFGFRNLANYEEGLAELYRVLHSGGEIGILDCNQPEGLVGVIYDLYFKRILPRIGAMISNAEAYRYLPASVERFPRPKRMLEMIRAAGFRDDTWTGYTFGTAGLYRAVKP comes from the coding sequence ATGACCTCCATCCCCCAACACCTTCGGAAAGAGCATGAGCTCTCGACCGGAGCGCGTCCCACAGGCGCAGTGACCGAACAGGCTGCGGCTGCCAATGTCCAGCAGATGTTCAACGCCATCGCGCCCCGGTACGATCTGCTGAATCATCTTCTCTCCGTGGGCCTCGACCGCTGGTGGTGGGCTAGGACAGCGCGAACCTTTCGCCCCATTCTCCTCCGGCCCGAAGCTCGCGTGCTCGATCTTTGCTGCGGCACCGGCGACATGACCCTGGCCCTGATGAAGTACCGGCCGCACAACGCCGGCGAGGCTCCGGTTCTTGCGGTCGACTTTTCCCCCGAAATGCTGGAGCGCGGCAGGCAGAAGTTCGCCGGTCACAATATCGTCGCCATTGAAGCCGATGCCCTTCACCTTCCCATTGAAGACAACACCCTCTCGCTCGTCACCTCCGCCTTCGGCTTCCGCAACCTTGCCAACTACGAAGAAGGCCTGGCCGAGCTCTATCGAGTGCTGCACTCCGGCGGCGAGATCGGAATTCTGGATTGCAACCAGCCCGAAGGGCTTGTAGGCGTCATCTATGACCTTTACTTCAAGCGGATTCTCCCCAGGATCGGAGCCATGATCTCCAACGCGGAGGCCTACCGCTACCTTCCCGCCTCCGTGGAACGCTTTCCTCGCCCGAAACGAATGCTCGAGATGATTCGCGCCGCAGGTTTTCGTGATGACACATGGACCGGATACACCTTCGGCACGGCGGGCCTGTATCGCGCAGTCAAGCCCTGA
- the aroB gene encoding 3-dehydroquinate synthase, with protein MPSIQLKTPTASYEITIGSGLIKTLPRRLARLKNGRPFRPFLVTSSEIWGLWGRQVSAAFGKEQPTVLFLPAGEKHKRLRTVESLLEQLAAAGADRDALLVAFGGGVVGDVTGFLAAIYMRGVSYVQVPTTLLAQVDSSIGGKTGVNLAAGKNLVGSFHHPLAVLADTDLLKTLPLAELRAGLQESIKAGIIRDPKLFRYLENNAEAVLKGDAKALTHVVAASVRVKADVVANDERESGLRMILNYGHTLGHAIEAATGYKQLLHGEAVGWGSIAATHLGLMRGMIGQADADRMIQLILRYGPLTPATVRAAKLVDLTANDKKNRSGTLNYVLPAAIGKAVVVRDVTRDELLEAAGWMLEQMKSAGRNSKKKSEKKRR; from the coding sequence GTGCCTTCGATCCAGCTTAAGACGCCCACTGCCAGCTACGAGATCACGATCGGCTCCGGCCTCATCAAAACGCTTCCGCGACGTCTTGCCCGTCTTAAAAATGGCAGGCCTTTCCGCCCCTTCCTCGTAACTTCGTCTGAGATCTGGGGACTCTGGGGAAGACAGGTCAGCGCAGCCTTTGGAAAAGAACAGCCGACCGTCCTCTTTCTTCCCGCGGGGGAAAAGCACAAACGGCTTCGCACGGTTGAGTCTCTGCTGGAGCAGCTCGCCGCAGCCGGAGCCGATCGTGACGCCCTGCTGGTCGCGTTCGGCGGAGGTGTCGTCGGCGACGTCACCGGCTTTCTCGCTGCCATCTACATGCGCGGGGTCTCCTACGTTCAGGTCCCAACCACCCTGCTGGCCCAGGTAGACTCCTCTATCGGCGGTAAGACCGGTGTCAATCTTGCCGCAGGCAAAAATCTCGTCGGCAGCTTTCACCACCCTCTCGCGGTCCTGGCCGACACCGACTTGCTAAAAACTCTTCCCCTTGCCGAGTTGCGCGCCGGGCTGCAGGAATCCATTAAGGCCGGCATCATTCGCGACCCGAAGCTCTTCCGCTATCTGGAGAACAATGCCGAGGCCGTGCTCAAGGGAGATGCAAAGGCTCTGACCCACGTCGTAGCTGCCAGTGTTCGCGTGAAGGCCGACGTGGTCGCCAACGACGAGCGGGAATCCGGCCTGCGCATGATCCTCAACTACGGCCACACGCTCGGCCATGCCATTGAAGCAGCGACCGGATACAAGCAGCTTCTGCACGGCGAAGCCGTCGGCTGGGGAAGCATCGCTGCCACGCATCTTGGCCTGATGCGCGGCATGATCGGCCAGGCAGATGCGGACCGCATGATTCAACTCATCCTGCGCTACGGTCCACTTACCCCAGCCACAGTCCGCGCTGCAAAGCTGGTCGATCTGACCGCAAATGACAAAAAGAACCGCAGCGGCACGTTGAACTACGTTCTTCCCGCAGCGATCGGAAAGGCCGTGGTGGTCCGCGACGTCACTCGTGACGAACTGCTGGAGGCAGCCGGCTGGATGCTCGAACAGATGAAGTCCGCCGGTCGCAACAGCAAAAAGAAATCGGAAAAGAAGCGCCGATGA
- the nadB gene encoding L-aspartate oxidase, whose amino-acid sequence MPNAVPSADSTAANLSDYPVDFLVIGAGIAGLSAAIRLAGAGSVLVVTKEELAESNTAYAQGGIAVAMSGEEDVVLHLKDTVAAGDGLVDERAARVLVEEGPRRVEELLEWGTAFDRENGKLMFTREAAHSRSRILHANGDATGREIAVSLLRHARAIPNIRLLEWTTCIDLLTQSHDGRRAVTGATLLDGEGGILTVHAKATLIASGGAGQVYSDTTNPPVATGDGIAIAWRAGAAISDMEFYQFHPTAFSAPNAPRFLLSEALRGEGAYLVNARGERFMQRYHPLLELAPRDVVARAITHEGMDGPVYLDMRHVKKDLTVRFPGISRFLAGYLLDLNRDLIPVRPAAHYLMGGILTDVHGRTTLSGLYAAGEAACTGVHGANRLASNSLLEGLVFGALAAESMMSDSQGNTIPQGSMEASTCKATAEGRTADDQIERWIDDLKKNMWTYAGLLRDSSGLESMQRVLKALQETMPKGLSRRAIEARNLHAIATMIVLSAQGRRESRGAHYRNDYPEHDAVARHSVLEADQLIFREDLNPAEAVQGGA is encoded by the coding sequence GTGCCGAACGCTGTGCCGTCCGCTGATTCCACTGCCGCAAACCTGTCTGACTACCCTGTCGATTTTCTTGTGATTGGAGCCGGGATCGCCGGCCTGAGTGCGGCGATTCGCCTGGCCGGAGCCGGGTCTGTCCTCGTGGTTACCAAGGAAGAGCTGGCCGAATCGAATACCGCCTATGCGCAGGGCGGCATCGCGGTCGCCATGAGTGGGGAAGAAGATGTTGTCCTCCATCTGAAAGACACGGTGGCGGCCGGGGATGGCCTGGTCGATGAGAGAGCCGCCCGCGTTCTGGTGGAGGAGGGTCCGCGTCGCGTTGAGGAGCTTCTGGAGTGGGGCACGGCTTTCGACCGTGAGAACGGCAAGCTGATGTTTACGCGGGAAGCAGCACACAGCCGCTCCCGCATCCTGCATGCGAACGGGGATGCCACCGGCAGGGAGATCGCCGTCTCGCTGCTGCGTCACGCCCGCGCGATTCCGAACATCCGTCTGCTGGAGTGGACGACCTGCATTGATCTTCTGACCCAGAGCCATGATGGGCGGCGCGCAGTGACTGGGGCGACGCTGCTTGACGGTGAGGGTGGAATCCTGACAGTGCATGCGAAGGCGACTCTGATTGCCAGTGGCGGCGCCGGGCAGGTGTACAGCGATACGACGAATCCTCCGGTGGCAACAGGGGACGGGATTGCGATTGCGTGGAGAGCGGGAGCCGCTATCAGCGATATGGAGTTTTACCAGTTTCATCCCACCGCCTTCAGTGCGCCGAATGCTCCGCGATTTCTGTTGAGTGAGGCTCTGCGCGGGGAGGGAGCGTATCTGGTCAACGCCCGGGGCGAGCGTTTTATGCAGCGTTACCATCCTTTGCTGGAGCTTGCTCCACGGGACGTTGTCGCCCGCGCGATTACCCACGAGGGAATGGATGGCCCGGTGTACCTGGATATGCGTCATGTGAAGAAAGACCTGACGGTGCGGTTCCCGGGAATCTCACGTTTCCTCGCAGGGTATCTCCTTGATTTAAACCGCGACCTGATTCCGGTACGACCGGCGGCGCACTACCTCATGGGTGGCATCCTGACCGACGTGCATGGCCGCACGACCCTGAGTGGCCTGTATGCAGCAGGAGAGGCGGCCTGCACGGGTGTTCATGGAGCCAACCGGCTGGCCTCGAACTCACTGCTGGAGGGACTGGTCTTTGGCGCCCTGGCGGCAGAGTCGATGATGAGCGATAGCCAGGGGAATACGATTCCGCAGGGTTCGATGGAAGCTTCGACATGCAAAGCAACAGCAGAGGGCCGGACAGCGGATGACCAGATCGAGCGCTGGATTGATGATCTGAAAAAAAATATGTGGACCTACGCCGGGCTGCTCCGTGATTCCTCCGGCCTCGAGAGTATGCAGCGGGTCCTCAAGGCGTTGCAGGAGACGATGCCAAAGGGGCTTTCGCGGCGGGCTATTGAAGCAAGAAATCTTCATGCGATTGCGACAATGATCGTGCTGTCGGCCCAGGGACGCAGGGAGAGTCGTGGTGCACATTATCGGAACGATTATCCGGAGCACGACGCGGTCGCGCGACACTCTGTCCTGGAGGCGGATCAGCTCATCTTCCGAGAGGATCTGAATCCGGCAGAGGCGGTCCAGGGCGGTGCGTAA
- a CDS encoding DVUA0089 family protein, which translates to MRIGKLLVAACVLAFSSVAAHADDFSFTGNFNNINDVQLFTFTVGSNSNVVLRTWSYAGGVNAQGQTIAEGGFDPILALFQGSGASAIYINQNDDGGSAVPADSVTGAQYDTYLAVNNLTPGVYTVSVMDYANFAVGPTLGDGFTGGALPDSDCSGVGTYCDATGHFRDSHWAFDILGVESASTPDQPPPSAVPEPSTIALLGSGLVGLAGFARRRFSL; encoded by the coding sequence ATGCGTATTGGAAAGCTGTTAGTTGCCGCCTGCGTTCTCGCATTCTCGTCTGTTGCCGCACATGCAGACGATTTTTCATTTACAGGGAACTTCAACAACATCAATGATGTTCAGCTATTCACGTTTACGGTTGGGTCCAATTCCAACGTGGTTCTTCGCACGTGGTCCTATGCAGGTGGAGTGAACGCCCAGGGGCAGACGATCGCCGAAGGCGGATTCGACCCCATTCTGGCTCTCTTCCAGGGATCCGGAGCGAGCGCTATTTACATCAATCAGAACGACGATGGTGGAAGCGCCGTTCCTGCAGATTCGGTCACGGGAGCGCAGTATGACACCTACCTGGCAGTCAATAACCTGACGCCCGGTGTGTATACCGTATCCGTCATGGACTACGCCAACTTCGCCGTCGGGCCCACACTGGGCGATGGCTTCACGGGGGGAGCGCTGCCGGATTCCGACTGTAGTGGAGTCGGTACCTACTGCGATGCCACGGGGCACTTCCGTGACTCGCACTGGGCTTTCGATATCCTGGGCGTCGAGTCGGCGAGCACCCCGGACCAGCCTCCGCCCTCAGCTGTCCCTGAACCTTCGACCATTGCGCTGCTCGGGTCCGGGCTGGTTGGCCTGGCCGGGTTTGCACGCCGGCGATTCAGCCTGTAA
- a CDS encoding PepSY domain-containing protein produces the protein MSRSSAHAFLRICRLIHLYLGIFTAPALIFFAFTGALQTFSLHETTRGSSYKPPAWAVTLGQIHKKQTPVVPVRKRPVETVAAPDARAEGRAPHFEEPRTDPGTDSRADSRSSELRTTPAVAAPSPAGLPTQQAPAGKKHHPLPLKIFFLIVAIGLFLSTVTGIYMSYKYMRNRVMVTALLVLGTILPVALVFV, from the coding sequence ATGTCTCGTTCGTCTGCGCATGCTTTCCTGCGGATCTGCCGCCTGATCCATCTCTATCTCGGAATCTTTACGGCGCCTGCCCTGATCTTTTTCGCCTTTACCGGTGCTCTCCAGACCTTCAGTCTGCACGAGACCACACGCGGAAGCTCCTACAAGCCACCAGCCTGGGCCGTCACTCTCGGACAGATTCACAAGAAGCAGACGCCAGTCGTGCCCGTCCGCAAGCGCCCAGTGGAGACTGTTGCAGCCCCGGATGCGCGAGCCGAGGGACGCGCCCCGCATTTCGAGGAGCCAAGGACTGATCCAGGGACTGACTCACGAGCTGATTCACGGAGTAGTGAACTCCGCACCACCCCTGCAGTTGCAGCTCCTTCACCCGCCGGACTGCCTACCCAGCAGGCTCCTGCAGGGAAAAAACATCATCCTCTGCCCCTGAAGATCTTCTTTCTGATTGTCGCCATCGGGTTGTTTCTCTCGACCGTCACCGGAATCTACATGTCTTACAAGTACATGAGAAACCGCGTCATGGTCACTGCGCTGCTTGTTCTGGGAACAATTCTCCCCGTGGCTCTTGTCTTCGTCTAG